The Prodigiosinella aquatilis region AGGCAGCCAGTTGCGTGATCAGACGGTGACCTTCCTCGGTGCCGGCTCCGCCGGTTGTGGTATTGCCGAACAGATTATTGCCCAGATGAAAGCTGAAGGGCTAAGCGACGAAGAAGCACGCAGTCGAGTCTTCATGGTTGACCGCTTCGGCCTGCTGACAGATAAGCTACCTAATCTGCTCGATTTCCAGAGCAAGCTGGTACAAAAAAGCAGTGCCCTGGCTCATTGGGATGTCAGCAGCGACGCTATCTCGTTGCTGGAAGTGGTACGTAATGCCAAACCCAGCATCATGATTGGCGTATCCGGTCAGCCTGGGTTGTTTTCGGAAGAGATCATCCGTGAAATGCATCGCCACTGCCCGCGCCCCATCGTGATGCCGCTGTCCAACCCGACGTCCCGCGTGGAAGCCCGTCCGGAAGACATTATTAACTGGACTGATGGTGCCGCGTTGGTCGCAACCGGTAGCCCGTTTACACCGGTAACCTATAAAGACAAGGTGTATCAGATAGATCAGTGCAACAACTCTTATATCTTCCCAGGCATTGGCCTTGGCGTACTGGCTTCCGGCGCTACCCGCATCACCGATGGAATGCTGATGGCCGCCAGCCGGGCACTGGCTGACTGCTCACCGCTGGCCAACCACGGCGAAGGCTCGTTATTGCCGGATCTTGCCAATATTCAGGACGTATCAAAATACATTGCGCAGGAAGTAGGTAAAGCCGCTCAGCAGCAAGGGGTTGCTGTGCTAACCTCTGAAGATGCCCTGATAAAAGCGATTACCCACAACTTCTGGCGACCTCAGTACCGCACTTACAAGCGGACCTCTTTCTGATTGTCCCTGATATACGGGCGCAGCATCTGGCTGCGCCCGCTCTTTCATCAACTTTCATCAACATGAAATACACGCGAATTCTTCAATTCCGAATCTCGTGCATCATGCAAACCCTCACCCGGCAGATTAAACGCCGACACTGCGAGGTATAACGCCAGACTGGGGGAAACCGCCATATGAGGGGCAATAACCATGTCGGCTCGGGCTTCATTTAGCATCGCTCCCCATTCCGGCGTCACGACTAGTGCGCTCAGACCAATAAATGACGGACTGATCGACATCCCTATGCACATTGAAAAACAGACCATAATGGCCGATGTCGTATCGGGTAAAACATGACGCCATACAATAATCACTACACCTTGATTCCATGAATGAGCAGCGTTCTCCCTATCATCGATCTCTGACATAATGGTTGCATATGCAATTTGTTTTCGCCCGTTCATCCCGGCGAGACACACTTGATCACGGAGCCCCCATGAACACATCAAAACCCGGTTTACTCTCTTTGCAACAGGCATTGGAAAAAATGCTAGCACAGGTTGATCCGATCACGGGTACCGAAACCGTTTCACTCCACACGGCATCAGGCAGAATAACATCCCATCCTGTTACCTCGCCGTTTGACGTCCCGTCATTCGCCAATTCAGCGATGGATGGTTATGCCATAAGGTGCAGCGATCTGTCCCATCAACCTTTGCCGGTCGCTGGCAAAGCTTTCGCTGGCGCACCATTTCAGGGTGAATGGCCAACAGGGACCTGTATCCGCATCATGACCGGCGCCCCGCTACCTGATGGCACCGAAGCCGTAGTGATGCAGGAACATACCGAAAGCGATGATGCGGGTGTGCGTATTACCCGGGAGATCAAACGTGGGCAGAATATTCGACTGCCCGGTGAAGATATTCATAAAAATGCCCAGGTGTTACCTGCCGGTATCCGGCTCGGCACAGCTGAGCTACCACTACTGGCCTCATTAGGTATTGCACAGGTCAATGTTTATCGTCGTTTGCGAGTGGCGGTGTTTTCAACCGGAGATGAGTTACAGCCAGTTGGTCAGCCATTACAGGATGGGCAGATTTACGACACTAACCGCTTTGCCGTGCGCCTGATGCTGGAGCAACTAGGTTATGACATCATTGATCTGGGCATTATCCGCGATGATCCCCGCGCACTGAGCCAGGCGTTTCAAGAAGCGGATCATGCGGCTGATCTGGTTATCAGCAGCGGTGGTGTGTCCGTG contains the following coding sequences:
- the moeA gene encoding molybdopterin molybdotransferase MoeA, with translation MNTSKPGLLSLQQALEKMLAQVDPITGTETVSLHTASGRITSHPVTSPFDVPSFANSAMDGYAIRCSDLSHQPLPVAGKAFAGAPFQGEWPTGTCIRIMTGAPLPDGTEAVVMQEHTESDDAGVRITREIKRGQNIRLPGEDIHKNAQVLPAGIRLGTAELPLLASLGIAQVNVYRRLRVAVFSTGDELQPVGQPLQDGQIYDTNRFAVRLMLEQLGYDIIDLGIIRDDPRALSQAFQEADHAADLVISSGGVSVGEADYTKQILDELGNIHFWKLAIKPGKPFAFGKLSQAWFCGLPGNPVSAVVTFYQLVQPLLARLSGHTHWQLPPRIRVKTVSALKKSPGRLDFQRGIFSRNAQGELEVRSTGHQGSHVFSSFSLGNCFIVLEAERSNIAAGEWVDIEPFNALLGKA